In Mixophyes fleayi isolate aMixFle1 chromosome 11, aMixFle1.hap1, whole genome shotgun sequence, one DNA window encodes the following:
- the CHMP2A gene encoding charged multivesicular body protein 2a — MDFLFGRRKTPEEMLRQNQRALTRAMRELDRERQKLEQQEKKIIGDIKKMAKQGQMDAVKIMAKDLVRTRRYVKKFILMRANIQAVSLKIQTLKSNNSMAQAMKGVTKAMATMNRQLKLPQIQKIMMEFEKQSEIMDMKEEMMNDAIDDAMGDEDDEEETDAVVSQVLDELGLNLTDELSNLPSTGGSLSVAGAKKGEPTAALADADADLEERLNNLRRD; from the exons ATGGATTTTTTATTTGGACGCCGGAAAACCCCAGAGGAGATGCTGCGGCAGAACCAGCGCGCTCTCACCCGCGCCATGAGAGAGCTTGATCGGGAAAGGCAGAAACTTGAGCaacaggaaaagaaaataattggagACATCAAGAAAATGGCGAAACAGGGTCAAATG GACGCTGTTAAAATTATGGCTAAGGATTTGGTGCGTACTCGCCGCTATGTCAAGAAGTTCATATTGATGCGGGCAAACATCCAGGCTGTGTCGCTGAAGATCCAGACCCTGAAGTCTAACAATTCCATGGCTCAGGCTATGAAAGGGGTGACCAAAGCCATGGCTACCATGAACAGACAG CTGAAATTGCCCCAGATCCAGAAAATAATGATGGAATTCGAGAAACAGTCTGAAATTATGGACatgaaggaggagatgatgaATGACGCCATTGATGATGCAATGGGcgatgaagatgatgaagaagagac TGACGCTGTGGTGTCCCAGGTCCTGGACGAACTGGGTCTGAACCTGACAGATGAGCTGTCCA ACCTGCCCTCCACCGGTGGCTCACTTAGTGTGGCCGGAGCGAAGAAAGGAGAGCCCACCGCCGCTTTGGCCGACGCTGATGCAGATTTGGAGGAGCGCCTGAACAATCTGCGACGGGACTAA
- the UBE2M gene encoding NEDD8-conjugating enzyme Ubc12: MIKLFSLKQQKKEEESAGGTKGSSKKASAAQLRIQKDITELNLPKTCEIEFSDHDDLLNFKLVICPDEGFYKGGKFVFSFKVGQGYPHDPPKVKCETMVYHPNIDLEGNVCLNILREDWKPVLTINSIIYGLQYLFLEPNPEDPLNKEAAEVLQNNRRLFEQNVQRSMRGGYIGSTYFERCLK, encoded by the exons ATGATCAAACTCTTCTCCTTGAAGCAgcagaagaaggaggaggaatcTGCCGGCGGCACCAAGGGGAGCAGCAAGAAGGCGTCAGCCGCTCAGCTTCGCATCCAGAAAG ATATTACCGAACTGAATTTGCCGAAAACATGTGAAATAGAGTTCTCAGACCATGACGACCTTCTTAATTTCAAACTAGTCATCTGCCCCGATGAG gGCTTTTACAAGGGTGGAAAATTTGTCTTCAGTTTTAAG GTGGGACAAGGCTACCCTCATGATCCACCAAAAGTGAAGTGTGAGACAATGGTATATCATCCAAATATAGACCTAGAGGGTAATGTCTGCCTCAATATTTTAAG AGAGGACTGGAAGCCTGTACTCACAATAAACTCTATAATATATGGCCTGCAGTATCTTTTCTTG GAGCCAAACCCGGAAGACCCGTTAAATAAAGAAGCTGCAGAAGTTCTTCAGAACAACAGACGCCTGTTTGAACAGAACGTGCAGCGCTCTATGCGGGGCGGTTACATAGGATCCACCTACTTTGAGCGCTGCCTGAAATAG